In Flammeovirgaceae bacterium, the sequence CAATCCATACCGGAACGGGTAGTACCACCGTACTTATACGGTGTACCCACGTAACTCCGGGCAGCAGTAATCACTTTTTCAACCTTCTCTTCTTTAACCCTGGCTTTGTGTGAGGCGCAGGAAGTTAACAACATCCAGGCAATCAGAAAGTAAAAAGGTTGCTTACCTTTGAGGTTAAAAAATAGCATCCTTAATAAGTTTAAAAAATGGCTCTGTAAATATACGCGTTGTATGGCATTTCCGGAAGTAAGCAAAGATGTTGTAAGCCAATTTGTAACCATTGTAGGAATAGAGAATGTAATTCTTGATGAAGAAAAAAGGCTTGATTATGCTCATGACAAAACGGAAGACTATTCCTTTTTGCCATCGCTGGTTCTGAAGCCAGGCACCACGCAGGAGGTTAGCCAGATTATGCAGTTATGTAATGAGCACCGTATTCCGGTTACTGCACGGGGTGCCGGTACCGGCCTTGCCGGGTCGGCCTTACCAACACATCACGGCCTGGTGTTGTCGATGGAGCGGTTCAACAAAATCCTGAACATTGATGAACTGAACCTTCAGGCTATTGTTGAGCCGGGCGTGATCACAGAAGTCTTTCAGAATGCTGTGAAAGAGAAAGGTTTATTTTACCCCCCCGATCCGGCCAGTAGAGGGTCCTGCTTTCTGGGTGGCAACCTGGCGCAAAACTCAGGCGGGCCCAAAGCCGTGAAGTATGGTGTTACGCGCGATTATGTATTGAACCTGGAAGTAGTTTTACCTACCGGAGAAATTATCTGGACGGGTGCCAACGTGCTTAAAAATTCAACAGGGTACAACCTCACCCAACTGATGTGCGGCAGCGAAGGCACATTGGGCATTATCACCAAAATTGTTTTTAAGCTGCGGGGCTATCCGCAGAAGAACGTACTCATGCTCATTCCCTTTGTAACAAATGAAGAAGCCTGCAGGGCTATCGCGGCAATCTTTACGGCCGGTATTCAACCCTCGGGAGTTGAGTTTTTTGAGCGCGTGGCCGCCCTTCAAACATTGGCATATTGCCAGAAAGTTCTGAACAGTCCGGTCACCACCACGTTCCCCGATAACATGGATGCCTACCTGCTGTGTGAACTGGACGGCAACGATGAGGAAGTGCTGATGCGCGATGCCGAACGCGTGATGAACGTGGTGGAAATATTTAATTCCGGTGAAATTTTATTTGCCGAAAGTGCTGCGCAAAAAGAAGAACTGTGGAAAGTACGGAAGAATATCTCGCCTGCTGTTAACTGGTTTACACTTACCAAAAGCGAGGATGTGGTTGTGCCGAGGGCCAACCTGCCTAAGTTGATTTCGGGAATTAAAGAAATAGGCAAACGCTATGGATTCAATACCGTTTGTTTCGGGCACCTGGGAGACGGCAACCTGCATGTTAATGTACTCAAAGAAAAAATAAGCGATACGGATTGGGCTACCAAAATCCCCGAAGGCATTGGCGAAATATTTAAACTTACTGTGAGCCTGGGCGGAACGCTCTCGGGCGAACATGGCATCGGCATTGCCAAACGGCCCTATATGCCCATTGCCCTGGGCGAGACGAACCTGGAACTGATGCGCGGCATTAAAAAAGTATTTGATCCAAATGGTATATTGAATCCGGGAAAAATCTTCTAACCATGCGTATAGTTTTATTCCTGGTGGCCGGTTTGATGCTCACAACCTGTGAACTAAAAAAACAACCGAAACAACCAGCCGATAGGTACAACCAGTTAACTGTTGAAGAAAAAGATAATGGATGGACACTGCTCTTCGATGGCAGAACGCTGAACGGCTGGCGCATTTTTAAAAACCAGCCAAACAATTCATGGGAAGTTACGGATGGCACCCTTCACTGCAAAGCCTTTGCTGATGGCACCTTGAACGAACGCTCGGATTTAATCACCACCGGAGAGTATGGTGATTTTGAGTTGTCTTTCCAATGGAAAATTTCCCGTCAGGGAAACAGCGGTGTAATGTTTCGTGTAACGGAAGCCTACGACCAAACCTATGCCTCCGGACCGGAATACCAGGTGATTGATGAAGTGAATTACCCTGGCGACTTACCCCCTGAAAATAAGGCGGCTGCCAACTTCGGTATGCATGCTGCCGACAGTACTTTTGTTTACCCGGTAGGACAATGGAACGAAGGAAAAATTATTGTTCAGGGAAATCATGTTGAACACTGGCTTAACGGAACAAGGGTGCTTGCCTACGATTTATTTTCGGATGAGTGGAACAACCGGAAGACTGCCTCCAAATGGAAAGATTTTCCGGGGTATGCATCTGCCAGGAAGGGGTATATTGCATTGCAGGACCATGGTAATGAAGTATGGTACCGCGCCATCAAAATAAGAAATCTATAAGCGATAGAAATTTAAACATTCAATACCTATGAAAAAACTTCTTATACTCTCATTAGCAACTGCCGCACTTGCCTGTAAACCCAAGGAACAGCCGGACACACCAGGCAAACCGGCAACTGAAACCGTTGCCCAGAATACGTTAACCGATCAACAAAAAGCCGAAGGCTGGCGGTTGCTGTTTGATGGCCAGTCTACAGCCGGCTGGAAGAACTTTAATAAAGAAGGCGTAGGTGCCGCATGGACTGTTGATAACGGCACCCTGCACTTTGATAACACGAAGGAAGGCAAAGGAGATATTATTACAGTAGATGAGTTTGAAAACTTTGAGTTGGCGCTGGAATGGAAAATTGATAGCTGTGGCAACAGCGGAATTATGTTCAACGTAGTAGAGAGTCCTGAATTTTCAAACACCTATTTAACAGGCCCCGAAATGCAGGTGCTCGACAATGCCTGCCACCCGGATGCCAAAATTATGAAACACCGTGCTGGCGACCTGTATGATTTAATATCCTGTTCAACCGAAACCGTAAAGCCGGCCGGTGAGTGGAACCAGGTGCGCATTGTGTCCGATAAAGGTAATTGTCAATTCTGGCTTAACGGAACCAATGTTGTAAACTTTACCATGCACACACCCGAATGGGATGCCCTGGTGGCCGGCAGCAAATTCAAGCAATGGCCCGCCTTTGGCAAAGCAAAACGCGGCCACATTGCCTTGCAGGACCATGGCGATAAGGTATGGTACCGGAATATTATGATTAAGCCTTTACCATAAACAGCATACCAGGTGAGTTTCAGAAAAACACTTCTAACTGTTGTTTTGCTTGAAATTCTTCTGGTCGTTCTGGCGCTGGTTAACTATGGTAATTCACTCGCTGGCCTTCAGGCGGTAACCCGGTATTCCGGGCGGCTTTCCCTCCTGTTGTTCAGTATCGTGTTTATCGTTTTACCTGACAGGCAGCAATTAAAAAAGGTATTATCCGATAACCCCTTTTTAATTTTTGCAGTTGCCCACGGCATTCACCTGGCCGAACTGGTAGCCTATGTGTACTTATCGGGCAATGAACTCATCCCCATCCGCCTGGCCGGTGGATTTATCGCATATGTGCTGATTTTTGCAATGCCGGTCTTTCAGTCGCGATATGAAAAAGGGCTGATCACAGAAACGCATTTTAAAACAGCCCTAACAGTATACCAATATTACGTGTGGTTCATCTTCTTCATGAGCTACCTGCCCCGCGTACAAGGAAAACTTCCTAACGTAGGTGGAGAGTATTGGGAGTTTGTAGTGCTGCTGGCCTGGGTGTGCATGCTGATGGGAATGAAACTGGCTTCATTACTATTAAATGGTAAACGTGCCTAATTTTAAAATTCAAGGTTCAACGTTCAGTATTCAATATTAACCCAATACAAGGAACGTTGAACCTTTGAACCAAGAACCTTGAACTTTAAAATCACAGTATGTGCGGCATAACCGGAATTTTTGCCTTTAACCTGGTAGGCAAGATGAACATGATTCACCTGGCTAATGCCACACGTGCTCTTGAAAAGCGGGGGCCCGATTTTCAGGATATGTACCACGACCAGTTTGTCGGACTGGGGCACCGAAGGCTTTCTATCATCGATACCAGTGCTGCAGCTAATCAGCCCATGTGGGACGAAACCAACCGGTATGCCATTGTTTATAACGGTGAAATTTTCAATTACCGCGAACTGCGTAAAGAACTTCAAAATCGAGGTGTTAATTTTTTCTCGCAATCGGATACCGAAGTTTTGCTTAAACTATACATTCACCATCAGGAAAATTTTCTTAACAAACTCAATGGCTTTTTTGCTTTCTGCATTTACGACATAAAAGAGCAAACTTTTTTTCTTGCCCGCGATCGGTACGGTGTAAAGCCGCTGCTGTACCTGTACGATGAAGATAAATTTCTGTTTGCCTCTGAAATGAAATCGATACTTGAGTACGGTATTGAAAAGAAATTAGACTTCACCGCACTGTACACCTACCTGCAACTAAACTATATTCCTGCGCCCGACACAATTTTTCAGCAGGTAAAGAAATTAAGTCCGGGAAACTACCTGAAAATTGAAAAGGGTAAGTTTCTAATCAAAAACTACTACACCATTCCTTACAACCAGAAAGAGGCAGGTCAGAACCCCATTACGTATGATGAAGCCAAAAATGCCTTCAAAAATTTAATTGAAGCCTCGGTTCAGCGCAGGCTCGTGGCCGATGTTCCGTTGGGCGCATTTCTAAGCGGTGGCATTGACTCATCGGTAGTTACCGGACTTGCCGCCAGACATAAACCCGATCTGCATACGTTTTCCATTGGCTTTAAAGACGAAAAGTTTTTTGATGAAACAAACTATGCCAACCTTGTTTCAAAGCACTTCAATACCAAACACACAGTATTCTCGCTAACCAATGCCGATTTATACGAACACGTTTACAACATTCTGAATTACATTGATGAACCTTTTGCCGATTCATCGGCTATTAATGTATATATACTGAGTAAGGAAACACGAAATCATGCCACGGTGGCGCTTTCAGGCGATGGAGCGGACGAACTGCTGGGCGGATACAATAAGCACGCAGCCTTTTTGCAAAGTCTCCAGCCCGGATGGAAGGAAAAACTCATATCGAAATTCGACTGGCTGTGGCAACGCCTGCCCCAGTCAAGAAATAACGCACTCACCAATTTATTCCGGCAACTGGCACGATATAGTTACGGGTTAAAACATTCCATGGAAGTTCGGTATTGGCTATGGGCTTCGCTTGCTTCAGACAATGAAGCGTTGGCATTACTACATCCCGATCAACGGCATCATACCTTTTACAACGAAAATTACTTTACAACCATCAAGAGTACCTGGCTCAAACACCTGCACAGTCAATCTGACATGAACGATATTTTACTAACCGATATGGAGCTTGTACTGCCTAACGACATGCTCACCAAGGTTGACCTGATGAGCATGGCCAACAGCCTGGAGGTGCGCACTCCGTTTTTGGATTACGAACTGGTTAATTTTGTTTTCAGCCTGCCGGCCGAATTCAAAATCAATTCCTCCATCCGGAAACGAATTCTGCAGGATGCCTTTAAAGATTTTCTTCCTGAAAAACTTTACAACCGCCCAAAGAAGGGTTTTGAGGTACCCTTGCTGAAATGGCTCCGAAAGGAAATGAAATCGCTGATTACCGATAACCTGCTCGAAAAGCGTTTTATTGAAGAGCAGGGCATCTTTAACATTGTTGAGGTTGAGAAACTAAAAAAACAACTGTTTTCCTCAAATCCGGGAGATGTACACGCCCGCATCTGGGGGCTGGTGGTGTTTCAATGGTGGTGGAAAAAGTACATGAACTGATGGGCCATGTAAAGAAAATAGAATTTGACAACAGAATTATTCTTGAGATAGATTATTCTGGTTGTAATGAGTCGGGTATGATTAATTTATTACATCAGGCGGCAATCATTGGCATCACTGATAACCGCCCTTATCTCGTGCTTTCAGTGTTAAATAAAAAAAACTTCCTTACACCTGCATTTATGAAGGAAGTAAAGGAAGTAGTGAAACAAAACCTGCACCTTATCGAGAAACAGGCCATTGTAGGCTTAACCCAAACGCAAAGAATTATTGTAATGGGCCTGAATATTTTTGTCCAGCGCAACTTCAAGGTATTCGATACAAAAGAAGAAGCCGTTCGCTTTCTGCTCGATAAAGATTCAACCGATACGGACCTACCCGAGTATTTCAGAAAAAAGGGGCGCTAAAGGGCACTCACTTAAAACGGTAACGTAATTAAAGTCACACACCAGGATTGGACGAAAGGTTACCTTTGCAGTAAAAAATCATCATGACCGTTAAACTCACAACCGCAGACTTCAAAAACAAGGTTTTTAACTACGAAACCGATAAAGAATGGAACTATAAAGGCACCCTGCCCGCCATTATTGACTTTTATGCCGACTGGTGCGGGCCCTGTAAAATGGTATCCCCTATTCTGGAAGAGCTCAGCAAAGAGTATGATGGAAAGATCGTGATTTACAAAGTAGATACCGAGGCCGAACAGGAATTATCCGCAGTGTTCGGCATTCGCAGCATTCCCACTTTCTTGTTTATACCCCTTAACGGCCAGCCCGCTATGCAGCCCGGTGCCTTGCCAAAACACGTATTTAAGCAGGTAATTGATGAGCACCTGGTGGGAGAAAAGCAATTTGCCGAATAGGCCGGTTAAGTAACGAATCTGTAGTTGCCGGTTAAGCCTTTTTGGTAAACTAAAAATACGCTTTTCCTGTATTATTGTTGTACAAAAGGAATTGACCGGATGTCAACCGTAAAACAAGCTTTTCCCGTACTGGAAATGACCTGCGCGGCTTGTGCAGCAAGCGTGGAGTCGATTCTGAAAAATGCTCCCGGAGTAAAGAATGCCTCGGTTAACTATGCTAACCAATCTGCCCTGGTGGAGTTTGATCCCCAAACGGCATCACCCCAAGCCCTGCAGGAGGCTGTGCGTTCTATCGGCTACGACCTGGTAGTGGATATAGAAGACCCGCAAGCGGTAAAAGAAGAAGCCCAACGCAAACATTATCAGGAAATCAAAAGCCGAACAATCTGGTCGGCCGTGTTTTCTGTTCCGGTGGTGATCATCGGGATGTTTTATATGGCTTGGAAACCGGGTGCATATATTTCTATGACCTTGTCTGCACCCGTGGTTTTTTATTTTGGCCGGTCTTTCTTTGTGCATGCCATTAAACAAGCCCGCTTCGGCAAAGCCAACATGGATACCCTGGTGGCACTCTCCACCGGCATTGCATTTTTGTTCAGTTTATTCAACACGTTTTTTCCTGAATTCTGGCTCAGCCGTGGTATTCATGCACACGTGTACTATGAAGCCGCAGCAGTAATCATCACCTTTATCTCGTTGGGCAAGTTGCTGGAAGAACGGGCGAAGTCGAACACCTCATCGGCTATTAAAAAACTCATGGGGCTTCAGCCCAAAACCGTGCGCGCCAGGATTGATGGCGTGGAAATGGAATTGCCAATTGCTTCGGTAAAACCAGGCTACACCATACTTGTTCGGCCGGGTGAACGAATTCCCGTGGATGGTGTGGTAACATCAGGCTCTTCCTTTGTTGATGAAAGTATGATTAGTGGTGAACCTGTGCCTGTCGAAAAAATTGCAGGCGAAAAGGTGTTTGCCGGAACAATCAATCAAAAAGGCAATGTTGAATTTGAGGCACAGAAAGTAGGTGCCGATACGGTGCTCGCACACATCATCAAAATGGTGCAGGAAGCACAAGGCAGCAAAGCACCCATACAAAAACTGGTTGATAAAGTTGCCGGAATTTTTGTGCCCGTAGTTATCGGTATTTCAATGCTCACGTTTATTACCTGGATGGTGATTGGTGGCGAAAATGCCTTTACCCACGCATTGCTCACCTCAATAACTGTTTTGGTCATTGCCTGTCCGTGCGCGCTGGGATTAGCCACCCCTACCGCCATCATGGTTGGTGTGGGCAAAGGTGCGGAAAACAATATTCTTATTAAAGATGCCGAGAGCCTCGAACTGGCTCATCAGGTTAATGCCGTTATACTGGATAAAACCGGAACGATAACCGAGGGCAAACCACAGGTAGTTGAATTCAAGTGGCTGCAAGGACTTGAAAACACTGATCAGCTTCGTAGGATTCTGTTTTCACTCGAAAAAAAATCCGAGCACCCGTTGGCTGAGGCAGTAACTTCTTATCTGAAAGGAACAACCGAAACCCCGGTGGAGTCTTTTGAAAGCATT encodes:
- a CDS encoding FAD-binding protein, translating into MAFPEVSKDVVSQFVTIVGIENVILDEEKRLDYAHDKTEDYSFLPSLVLKPGTTQEVSQIMQLCNEHRIPVTARGAGTGLAGSALPTHHGLVLSMERFNKILNIDELNLQAIVEPGVITEVFQNAVKEKGLFYPPDPASRGSCFLGGNLAQNSGGPKAVKYGVTRDYVLNLEVVLPTGEIIWTGANVLKNSTGYNLTQLMCGSEGTLGIITKIVFKLRGYPQKNVLMLIPFVTNEEACRAIAAIFTAGIQPSGVEFFERVAALQTLAYCQKVLNSPVTTTFPDNMDAYLLCELDGNDEEVLMRDAERVMNVVEIFNSGEILFAESAAQKEELWKVRKNISPAVNWFTLTKSEDVVVPRANLPKLISGIKEIGKRYGFNTVCFGHLGDGNLHVNVLKEKISDTDWATKIPEGIGEIFKLTVSLGGTLSGEHGIGIAKRPYMPIALGETNLELMRGIKKVFDPNGILNPGKIF
- a CDS encoding DUF1080 domain-containing protein, producing MRIVLFLVAGLMLTTCELKKQPKQPADRYNQLTVEEKDNGWTLLFDGRTLNGWRIFKNQPNNSWEVTDGTLHCKAFADGTLNERSDLITTGEYGDFELSFQWKISRQGNSGVMFRVTEAYDQTYASGPEYQVIDEVNYPGDLPPENKAAANFGMHAADSTFVYPVGQWNEGKIIVQGNHVEHWLNGTRVLAYDLFSDEWNNRKTASKWKDFPGYASARKGYIALQDHGNEVWYRAIKIRNL
- a CDS encoding DUF1080 domain-containing protein yields the protein MKKLLILSLATAALACKPKEQPDTPGKPATETVAQNTLTDQQKAEGWRLLFDGQSTAGWKNFNKEGVGAAWTVDNGTLHFDNTKEGKGDIITVDEFENFELALEWKIDSCGNSGIMFNVVESPEFSNTYLTGPEMQVLDNACHPDAKIMKHRAGDLYDLISCSTETVKPAGEWNQVRIVSDKGNCQFWLNGTNVVNFTMHTPEWDALVAGSKFKQWPAFGKAKRGHIALQDHGDKVWYRNIMIKPLP
- the asnB gene encoding asparagine synthase (glutamine-hydrolyzing), with the translated sequence MCGITGIFAFNLVGKMNMIHLANATRALEKRGPDFQDMYHDQFVGLGHRRLSIIDTSAAANQPMWDETNRYAIVYNGEIFNYRELRKELQNRGVNFFSQSDTEVLLKLYIHHQENFLNKLNGFFAFCIYDIKEQTFFLARDRYGVKPLLYLYDEDKFLFASEMKSILEYGIEKKLDFTALYTYLQLNYIPAPDTIFQQVKKLSPGNYLKIEKGKFLIKNYYTIPYNQKEAGQNPITYDEAKNAFKNLIEASVQRRLVADVPLGAFLSGGIDSSVVTGLAARHKPDLHTFSIGFKDEKFFDETNYANLVSKHFNTKHTVFSLTNADLYEHVYNILNYIDEPFADSSAINVYILSKETRNHATVALSGDGADELLGGYNKHAAFLQSLQPGWKEKLISKFDWLWQRLPQSRNNALTNLFRQLARYSYGLKHSMEVRYWLWASLASDNEALALLHPDQRHHTFYNENYFTTIKSTWLKHLHSQSDMNDILLTDMELVLPNDMLTKVDLMSMANSLEVRTPFLDYELVNFVFSLPAEFKINSSIRKRILQDAFKDFLPEKLYNRPKKGFEVPLLKWLRKEMKSLITDNLLEKRFIEEQGIFNIVEVEKLKKQLFSSNPGDVHARIWGLVVFQWWWKKYMN
- a CDS encoding STAS/SEC14 domain-containing protein produces the protein MEKVHELMGHVKKIEFDNRIILEIDYSGCNESGMINLLHQAAIIGITDNRPYLVLSVLNKKNFLTPAFMKEVKEVVKQNLHLIEKQAIVGLTQTQRIIVMGLNIFVQRNFKVFDTKEEAVRFLLDKDSTDTDLPEYFRKKGR
- the trxA gene encoding thioredoxin; its protein translation is MTVKLTTADFKNKVFNYETDKEWNYKGTLPAIIDFYADWCGPCKMVSPILEELSKEYDGKIVIYKVDTEAEQELSAVFGIRSIPTFLFIPLNGQPAMQPGALPKHVFKQVIDEHLVGEKQFAE
- a CDS encoding copper-translocating P-type ATPase, whose protein sequence is MSTVKQAFPVLEMTCAACAASVESILKNAPGVKNASVNYANQSALVEFDPQTASPQALQEAVRSIGYDLVVDIEDPQAVKEEAQRKHYQEIKSRTIWSAVFSVPVVIIGMFYMAWKPGAYISMTLSAPVVFYFGRSFFVHAIKQARFGKANMDTLVALSTGIAFLFSLFNTFFPEFWLSRGIHAHVYYEAAAVIITFISLGKLLEERAKSNTSSAIKKLMGLQPKTVRARIDGVEMELPIASVKPGYTILVRPGERIPVDGVVTSGSSFVDESMISGEPVPVEKIAGEKVFAGTINQKGNVEFEAQKVGADTVLAHIIKMVQEAQGSKAPIQKLVDKVAGIFVPVVIGISMLTFITWMVIGGENAFTHALLTSITVLVIACPCALGLATPTAIMVGVGKGAENNILIKDAESLELAHQVNAVILDKTGTITEGKPQVVEFKWLQGLENTDQLRRILFSLEKKSEHPLAEAVTSYLKGTTETPVESFESITGKGVKGIVDGATYYVGSEKLLDESNCMGCADLDVQAEQWKADAKTVVWFADSRKVLAAIAIADKIKDSSKAAIEALQEKSIEVYMLTGDNEQTAHAVAKQVGLKHYKAEVLPSGKADFIKQLQAKGKIVAMVGDGINDAHALAQADVSIAMGKGTDIAMDVAKMTLITSDLQSIPKALNLSTKTVKGIRQNLFWAFIYNIIGIPIAAGVLYPINGFLLDPMIAGAAMALSSVSVVSNSLRLQFAKI